ATCTTTTAGCAAATTATATGTTGACGTCTGTCATGGCCGAACATGGATACCTCGTTTTATCTGGGATCGATGTTATTTCAGGGGAGACTTACAAGAGCTCTAGCCGAACCAGTCAAGGAGTTTCTACGTTCAGCTCGATATAACACGTGGGAAGTTATTAAAACGCTTCTTGTAAGCGAGACAATAGCTGCTGCTGCGGATCTTAAAAATGATCTTTCAGATTTGGAGCTCGATGATGGTACAGTGAAAGAACTGCTTTCAAGGCTAAGAAATCATGGAAGGAGCCTTGTTGAATCAAAGGCAAAAGAAGAAGCTAAAACGATCTCGATCCGCATGAAAGACAGGTGAGCTTCGCTCTATATCTAAGTCAAGAGCAGGTCCTCTGTTGCACGAAGACTAAATGGTGGTGCAATATGTGCAGATTAACGATATTATTCAATGCCGATATGTCAAGAGTAAGGAATGGAAAAGTAGATATACAAGCAATTGCTGAATCTGCCCGCGATGAAGTATGTCGAATTTAATAATGTCTATTTGAAGAAAAAAAAGTGATTTAGGAGCTGAGACTTGTTCTTCCTTCTTTCTGTGCAGTGTATGATGATGCTTTGTATAATATCGACAATTTGGTTAGATGGAGACGGTGATACCTTTGAAAACTTTTGTTCCCTACTAGTACTTGATAAGAGTTGCCAATTGGATCCACTGGCCTCCATCTCAAGGAAAAAGGTATATGTGTGACGCGTTATACTTACATAAATACGTTTCTACTAGATCAATGCAGTGTTTTTAGTTAGCACCTCCTTTCATCGTAGACTATATGTTTTTTCTGATTACCTGAACAAGAAATAATCAAATGGATACAATTACCAGGAGCTGATTCTAAAGGCGGGAACTTTAATCTCCCCTGACAACTGCAAGTTTCTCTGGAGCCAATTTATGGTTCACGTTGA
The DNA window shown above is from Triticum dicoccoides isolate Atlit2015 ecotype Zavitan unplaced genomic scaffold, WEW_v2.0 scaffold233797, whole genome shotgun sequence and carries:
- the LOC119345404 gene encoding protein ROOT HAIR DEFECTIVE 3-like; its protein translation is MLFQGRLTRALAEPVKEFLRSARYNTWEVIKTLLVSETIAAAADLKNDLSDLELDDGTVKELLSRLRNHGRSLVESKAKEEAKTISIRMKDRLTILFNADMSRVRNGKVDIQAIAESARDECMMMLCIISTIWLDGDGDTFENFCSLLVLDKSCQLDPLASISRKKELILKAGTLISPDNCKFLWSQFMVHVDCIVTLVLHVE